The Eublepharis macularius isolate TG4126 chromosome 8, MPM_Emac_v1.0, whole genome shotgun sequence genome contains a region encoding:
- the RFK gene encoding riboflavin kinase, which yields MLLLCRAGAAAAGTFFAGAGWWSGAVRFPTLRPKLSAAAVRAESSVRAAAAVMKHLPYFCRGEVVHGFGRGSKELGIPTANFSEETVENFPSDIPTGIYYGWASVGGGEVHKMVLSIGWNPYYKNVKKSVETHIIHSFKEDFYGEDLSIIILGYIRPEKNFDSLSALIAAIQNDIEEAKKTLDLPEHQKYKDDNFFHIPGSKIVNGH from the exons ATGCTCCTCCTCTGCCGTGCCGGTGCCGCTGCTGCCGGCACGTTCTTCGCAGGGGCTGGTTGGTGGAGCGGAGCCGTCCGTTTCCCCACTTTGCGCCCGAAACTGAGCGCGGCCGCCGTTCGGGCCGAGTCCTCCGTGCGGGCTGCCGCCGCGGTTATGAAGCACCTGCCGTATTTCTGCCGCGGGGAGGTGGTGCACGGCTTCGGCCGCGGCTCCAAAGAGCTTGGCATCCCGACAG CTAACTTTTCTGAGGAAACAGTTGAGAATTTCCCTTCTGATATCCCTACTGGTATATACTACGGATGGGCTTCAGTTGGAGGTGGAGAGGTGCATAAAATGGTCTTGAGTATAGGCTGGAATCCATATTACAAGAATGTTAAGAAATCTGTG GAAACACACATCATTCACTCTTTCAAGGAAGACTTCTATGGAGAAGATCTTAGTATAATAATTCTTGGCTACATAAGACCTGAAAAAAACTTTGATTCTTTAA gtGCCCTCATAGCAGCTATTCAAAATGATATTGAAGAAGCAAAAAAAACTCTAGACTTGCCAGAACATCAAAAATATAAAGATGACAACTTCTTTCACATCCCGGGAAGCAAAATAGTTAATGGCCATTGA